The Flavobacterium sp. 1 genome contains the following window.
CAAAACCAATCAAGATACTCGCGATTGGAAGATTCCATATTTCTTTAATATACATTTGGGCAGTACCCGATAATTCCTGTTGTGCTGCGTGCATCATTTCAGGAGAAACCCTAGCCGTTGGACCAATATTAACCCCAAAAAATGCTGAAGCGGCAAACATTAAAGTCAAACCTATTACAGTCCAAATTAAAAACTGCAGCAATCCTGCCAATGAAGTTCCTATTATTTTTCCCATCATCAGCTGGAAAGGTTTAACTGAAGAAATAATAATCTCAACAATACGGTTGGTTTTCTCTTCGATCACGCTTCGCATTACCATATTGCCATAAATAATAATAAACATCATAATGAGGTAGCCAAAAGCGCCGCCTATTCCGATTTTTATTTCATTCAGACCTCTGAGACTTTCTTCACCAGAAGATTTAGACAATTTAAAAACCACTTCCGCTTTAGCTTTTTTAATTGCCAAAGTATCTAAATGTGCCAATTCCAGATTATTCTTAGTTAATTTATCAGCAATAATTCCTTGTGTTTTTTCGATAAAACTAATACTCGGGCTTTCATTGGAAACCAGCTGAATTTTTGTTTCTAACTCTTTATTAGAAACCGTTTTAGGAATATACAGCAATGCTTCGTAGTTTTCTCTGGTAATACTGTCTTTTAAAATCTGAAGATCGATTCCTGAATAATCCAAGTATCTGTAATCACTGTTCTCATTATTTAAAGCCATGAACTCATTAACAAACAAACCCGATTCATCATGAATAGCAATAAGCTTAGTATCTGGCTTCATGGAACTTAAATACACAATAAACCCAGTAATGGCAGCAAATAGCAGCGGACTTAAAAAAGTCATCACAATAAATGACTTATTACGAACCTTGGCTACAAACTCTCTTTTTATGATTAATGATATAATACTCATATTTCGTAAATTACAAATTCTAAAAATTCCAAAAGACAATACTTTGGAATTTAGAATTCCCTATTGATTCTTGTTTTCTGTTACTGTTTGGATGAAAATATCATTTACACTAGGAATTTTTTCGACAAAATGGGTCACCTGACCACGCTGTGTCAAAGCATGCAGTAATTCATTTGGTGAAGCATTTCCAAGTTGAATCTCTAATTTTATTTCATCGTTTAAAGATTTGAAATTAGCCTGACCAACTTTAAATTTCTGAGTAATGTCAAACATTAGCCCTTCAACATTGTCTGACAATATCCCTACTTCAAAACTGTTTGTCTTGAATTGTCTTTTTACATCAATTAATTTACCTTCTATCAGCTTATTTGATTTATGAATCAATGCAATATGATCGCACAATTCCTCTACGCTTTCCATTCTGTGAGTCGAAAAAATAATAGTTGCGCCATCCTCTTTTAAGGCTAAAATTTCATCCTTGATCACATTGGCATTTACTGGATCAAATCCAGAAAAAGGCTCATCAAAAATCAATAATTTAGGCTTATGCAAAACGCAGACCACAAACTGGATTTTTTGCGCCATACCTTTAGATAATTCCTGAATTTTCTTGTTCCACCAGCCTTGAATTCCTAGGCGATCAAACCAATATTCGAGCTGTTTTTTGGCCTCGGCTTTGGACAACCCTTTCATTTGAGCCAAATACAGACATTGCTCCCCTACTTTCATAGTGCTGTACAATCCTCTTTCTTCGGGAAGATATCCGATGTATTGTATGTGTTTGGGCTGCAATTTTTCTCCATCAAGGATAACTTCACCACTATCTGGCATTGTTATCTGATTGATAATTCGAATTAAGGAAGTTTTCCCTGCTCCATTTGGGCCAAGAAGCCCATATATGCTTCCTTTGGGTACTGTTAATGATATCTCGTTAAGCGCTACATAATCACCATATTGCTTTACTACTTTACTTACTTCAAGTATGTTACTCATGCTACTTTTTTAATTGGCGTAAAAGTAAATAATTTCGAGCCTAAATTCTCTTAATTATCCATTAAAAAACCCATCCTTAACAATAAAGGATGGGTTTGTATTTTATTATTTATAAAAGTTAAGAAAACATATCTTTTACTTTTTCAAAAAATGATTTATCTGATTTTTCAGGATTTGGTGTAAAGTTATCATCAGTCAACGCTTTTTCAAAGAATTGTTTTTGTTCTTTGTTCAAGGTTTTTGGAGTCCAAACGTTTACATGAACCAGTAAATCACCGCTTCCGTAACCATTAATGCTTGGAATGCCTTTTCCTTTTAATCTCAGAATTTTACCAGACTGAATTCCTTCTTCCAGCTTGATTCTTACTTTACCGTTCACGGCATCAATATCTTTTGAAATTCCAAGAACCGCT
Protein-coding sequences here:
- a CDS encoding ABC transporter ATP-binding protein encodes the protein MSNILEVSKVVKQYGDYVALNEISLTVPKGSIYGLLGPNGAGKTSLIRIINQITMPDSGEVILDGEKLQPKHIQYIGYLPEERGLYSTMKVGEQCLYLAQMKGLSKAEAKKQLEYWFDRLGIQGWWNKKIQELSKGMAQKIQFVVCVLHKPKLLIFDEPFSGFDPVNANVIKDEILALKEDGATIIFSTHRMESVEELCDHIALIHKSNKLIEGKLIDVKRQFKTNSFEVGILSDNVEGLMFDITQKFKVGQANFKSLNDEIKLEIQLGNASPNELLHALTQRGQVTHFVEKIPSVNDIFIQTVTENKNQ
- a CDS encoding ABC transporter permease → MSIISLIIKREFVAKVRNKSFIVMTFLSPLLFAAITGFIVYLSSMKPDTKLIAIHDESGLFVNEFMALNNENSDYRYLDYSGIDLQILKDSITRENYEALLYIPKTVSNKELETKIQLVSNESPSISFIEKTQGIIADKLTKNNLELAHLDTLAIKKAKAEVVFKLSKSSGEESLRGLNEIKIGIGGAFGYLIMMFIIIYGNMVMRSVIEEKTNRIVEIIISSVKPFQLMMGKIIGTSLAGLLQFLIWTVIGLTLMFAASAFFGVNIGPTARVSPEMMHAAQQELSGTAQMYIKEIWNLPIASILIGFVVYFIGGYFLYSSFYAAIGAAVDNQTDSQQFLLPIIMPLMLSVYIGFFTVINNPHGTVAVVFSMIPLTSPIVMLMRIPFGVPWWQIAISVSLLFGTFFGVVWFAAKIYRVGILMYGKKPSWRELYKWLKY